The sequence GACCTAATGAAGTTTCAAAAGAGGATCAATGACTGCTTGATTACCTTATACAGTTCACACCAGGATGCATGGTAAGGAAGTCACCAATCTCAGACCCTTTCCCAGTGACGCAGCTGATTAGGCCTTTGGGAAAACCAGCCAAGTGAAAACAGTGCACCATATGCAAGCAAGAGACAGCACCctgtaataaaatttaaagttgagACTAAGAGGATGAAACCTTCATCTATGATTATGAAAAGAATTTATGTTTTGCTTCCTTATGTAAAACCGTATAGTGAACGAGGTCCTTCAATTGCATACAACTGAACCATTCATTTTAGGTGCAACCTCAAGCCCTTAACCAACATAAATGATCCTTGAATTTTCAATACAATGGCTTGATGGAAAACATTATAAAGAATTAAAGGAGAAAATTCATGTACCTGAGTTGGAGGCTTGAGCACAAGGGAGTTCCCAGCAATCAATGCAGGACCGATCTTTGACACAGCTAAGTTGACAGGATAGTTAAAGGGTGGAATGGCTAGAACCACCCCAAGGGGAATCTGCAATTTTAGTGTTATCGAATTAGCTAACCAAtataaaaacttttgaaaacaATTATCATGGTAGAAGTTATGGAAAGAAATCCTTCATGCATATACTCTTCATCCCAAATGTCTCGTCTTTTTTACAATAACCAAACGCTAGCTACAGCTTCGAACAATTGGCATTTAGTTAATTTCTCCCACCTATTATCTCTTTAATGTAATCGTATCAGAAAAATGACACCAATATCCGTCTAAACAAGCTCCTTACTCTGTGCCTACTCTCAAATACGTTTGGATTGTTCTGTCAGGTTCTAATTCGATTGAGTAAAGTTGCATCCATGCAGGTATTCTTACATCATATTCATACAAGCACATACTgttcttatttatattcaaaCTCCTCTTCAGTTTATACAATTTTAGTTGAAAGTTTTGTCAGGTTGACATCATCAAACAAACTTTTTGTCTGCATTCTCTGTTgatcaaaaatataaatcccATGAAAAGATATGGGAGTCAACTTTGACCAGAACtaaattttgtttccttattCTCACCCTCACAACCATAAATTATACAGGTAATAAGAAATGAAGGTGTGCGATTAGTAAATGTGAGCTAAGAAATATACCTTAGAAGTGAGGCAGTACTTGGTCCTTTCATTCCCAGGGAAACTATCAGAGACCAAGAATTTTCCCTCTCCAAGGATTCTAACACCTTCTTCGGCAGTGTAGGAAATAAGATCCCCTGACCTCACAACCTTCATCCattcaaataagaaaatcagATAAATTACTCCCTTCTTGTGATTAATGTGCATGTTCAAGCTCAAACgtgaaaatggaaaaaacttaAATACCTCAGTGACCGAATCTTTAGCTGGTTTTGCAATTTCTTTTATCAGGCACTCAGCGATTGGGGCCTTGTGCTCTTTCAGGATAGCTGCTGCCTTGTGAAGGAGCTCTGCTCTCTTCCATAGTGGAGTTTTGGCCCATGTTTTCTGTGCACTTTTGGCTAGTTCCATCACTTTGTTAACCTCTTCCTGAGTACAAGCTGTTCCAAACCCATACCAAATTTTGATAACAAAACAAACTTCAGGTAGATTGACAAGATCATACACTCTCCTCTCTCCATCATTTCAAACCAAGGCAAAAAATTCAACAGTCCCTGGATCAaatttactaattcttaattataCACCCTTCTCTCCCTTTATTGCATCATAAGTTTCTTACATGTATAAAAACGATTTTGTCCTCATCCTCTCAATTCATAAATAGAGGTAATTGCTTGAATATAAAACATGCATCACATTAAGGAGTCTCTCTTTCTCCAACGATTATTAGGCAAGACTACAGTGGAGTAGTGTCGTAACATctatatatcataaaaaatggtGAGAGAAATTAATGGTTGTAATTTCGTTCCTATGCATGCGTGCACATTCTTTCATCACTAGGTAATTTTCAAAGGAACatttatcacaaaaaaaatccaataacaaCAGTAGCCTCATCAAATAAGCTGAGGTTAACCTAGTGCTGATCGGGGCCATGCATTATTATCCAAAGAACTGCAATATGGGATTAATCAACTGTACCTTGAACCTTGTACTGAGTCTTTCTTGTAGTTGGGTTGACAATAGCAACAGTTTTGCCAGAAGAAGACTTCCTCCATTCTCCATCGCAGTAGTACTTGTACGCATCGCCATCCAATATTTCTGAAAACACTCCAGTCCCAGCCATTTTTTGTACCCCAACAAAGAAAACAGCACAAAAATGCTACTTTTAGCTAGTAACTATCCAacttcagcagcagcagcagcagtgcCCTCTTCTTTGAGCTCTCTCTTCCTCTGTAGAAAGAGTGATGGAGGTAGGAGATGAGTGAGTGTCTAGTGTGAATTGGGTGAATGTGTGGCTTGCTTTtgatggtatatatatataaggagaaGAGGAGCCACAGCCACGTTTTGGCATGGCAGCTACCTGATCCAAAAAAGTTGGTTAGGTGATTCAAAGAGTGCCAAGCGAGCATTTAATTGCCAGCTTTGTCAATACCAAGGACAGTTTCTTGTTTTCATTGACGAATTATTTATTTGCGAATTACACTTGGATTTTTCTCTATCTACTTTTgttctgtaaaaaaaaaggaagaaaaaggggACCACATTGATTTTCTACATGGCAtatggaatattttttatattcattttttctttgatttcttgtCTTCATTTTTTACCTTGTAAAACACTCtacataatttttctatttttttttctaccctCAATtagtagaaaagaaaaggatcgcTACTTCTTTGTTATTTCGTATAAAAAATGGCTCTTGAGATCAAGAAATTGCTTGATCTATTAAGTCCACAGGTTATTACGTGAAAAACTAAGAAACGCTTTCATGCTGTATAATTATagattcaaagataaattttgctGTAAATAAACCGATTTTGCAGAGTTTCCAACTCCTTGTCATCTCTGATCTTCAATATGTAGGAACTTCTTTCCTACGTGCACGCAGTCCAACAGTACAACTCTTAGGTTAAGTTTGGCCAAGTTTTAATTTCCTGAACCACAGCACGAAAGCTTAATCGCAGGTAAGTTTTTTTGGGGAGTTGAAGCTTGAAAAATGCAGCTTTAAATCTTCTCCGGCCAGTTTTAACAGCAGATCACTCGTTTATTTTGCAAGCTGCTCTTAATCTTCAGGTATGGAAGACAGAATCAGAGCAAGCTGCTCTTAATACACCCtttctgttttttaatatatagttttacttCAGCAAATAACTGCTTGttcatatcttttatttttattttagaaaataaaatcgaacacatctttttaaaacaaagacCAGTAGCTTGAATCCAAACCAAAAAAGAGTTTGTTGAAACTCGAAAAGAAGATGGGGTTTGTTGGATTCAGCTGTCTGGTGAAGAATGGGGAGCCATGAGTTCTTGCGGGTTCTGCAGAACCACAAATCTTGCGAGCGTGATAAATGGCCATCATCTTTTCGATTTGGACCACAACTTGTATATAGATATAAAGTAGATACATCATTTTTATTTCGGGTGTTTGATATcggatatttttcaaaatattttttataaatatattaaaaaatatatatttttttatattttaaaatttatttttaatattagtatatttaaaatacatgaaaacactaaaatcaattaatttaaagtaaatatatttttttttatataaaaaacaggtTGGACGCACCGTAAAGAGCACTTCATTGGCATTTATGGACCACATTGCATTATTCCGATTGACATTACCTCGAAATGGACTTCTCACTGCTTCACACCAACCCCTTGCTTGAGACTTTATCAAGCTTCTAGTGGGTGCCTACAATTAGCtccaagaaaagagaagaaagactATACAATCTAAATGAGagagaaaacatgaaaaaaagggagttataaaaaaataatttttgagtatatatttttatttcttaccaATTTTGATGggataaaatgtaattttttttcattcacgTATCTCTCTCTCCTATTAAGTAAGTATTTATAGCAATCCCgaagaataatttaaaaggcCAGATATTAGATTTACTTTTAATGCTCACACATTCGAGTTTATttgtatcattaaaaaattatatgattattaattttaaaattcgtaaaattaattaaaatacgtGTAAGTTGATCCAgattcatgttaataaaataaaataaaaagtattaataatttttctctctctcatctattataatattgatagctatttttatttctttttgtagtCTTGGagataatatttcaatattcctTTTTCAACAGTTTGGAATTAATGTTCTTCGAATATcaatattcaaaatttcaaaaatgttagccttaaattattaatttatccaTAGTTATGAAACTCGGAGATTAACAAAGTGATTTATTAATCTAGAAACTATACCAATTCATGTTTCAtgtcaaaataagtttttttttttaaccaaatcaatGTCGTTTTGCTTTAAAACAAAACTTGTAATTCAAATCCTTTTCCCGTCCTTTTCGTGGAGGATGGACAAAGAAGAGACTTGCCTGTCCACGCCCTAGCTAACTACCAGCAAGATGgaattatatatacatgtgGGGTCCATATCAAACCATGATATAgccaagtaaaataaaaaattattcaaattaacAGTGGTTCAGTACAGTGATTCTtttctccaataaaaaaatagaaaatatgtttgtttttttaaaacaaagataaatgtttttcataaaatatcaaaatcataatttataattatgatctaaatattttatattttttataatctagttatttagtatttattttattttacttaaattaaaattatataagaaatttatattgttaattagaaagaatatataataaagttatatttatgacaataactaaatgaaaaataattattttaatactttacaTCTCCAAAAGGTGGttgctgtaattttttaattttatgaatagagaaatattatatattaatataaagtttcagtttttctttttttattatattcttctTAGATTAGAGTATTAATTTGTGTCTAAATAagtattttaacaaatttaaattatatttgcttTTGAAGGGGGAAAAAAGCGGCTACAAAGCCCATTAAAGACAGAACCGAATTAGTCCAGCAAATGctcaggataaaaaaaacaaccaggCCTAATAAACGATAGCCCATCGAATCCAACAGTCATTCAAACGACATGTATCAATTCAACGACGACATTAAGTCGGTGTCTCTCATTCTGGCAACCAATAAAATCCCCAATTCATTACCTCTCTCTCTTCCCAGAATCTCAAAAAAAATCcccaaatcatcaaaataaaattcctaGAAAATCCCAGAAACCCTAATCGCCTCATCTGCAAAATGCACACAAAAAGCCATCAAATTTTCATCCAATCTCAGAATCCCCAATtcaaaacccaaaccctaacTCTAGACCCAACTCAAACCCTAACCCTCTGCAATCTCAAGCTCTCTCTTATAACCGACAATCAAAATCCCTCTTCTTTCTATTTCACCCTCAACGGAAAACCTTTAAAAGACTCCACCTGTTTACCAAACCCACAAATTACCCCTCTCTGCACCCTAATCTTACAAGTCAGGCTCTCCGGCGGCGGTGGCGATGGCGGTGCCACGGGGGCGGAGTCCAGGGACTGTTATCTCAACATGTATGCTGATAAAAAGCCTGATAAAGTGGATCCACATGAACTGCGCCTATCGAAATGGCTTAATTGCTCACTTTCGAATGAGCCCTTGAGGCAACCTTGCGTAATTGATCGACTCGGTAATATGTTTAATAAGGAAGCTTTAGTTGAGGTTTTGATTGGTAAAAAATTGCCTAGGGAGTTTGGTTATATAAAGGGTTTGAAAGATATGATTGATATACAGTTAGAGGTGGTTCCGGGTGAGGGGTCGGGTAATGCACGGTTTCAATGTCCGGTAACGGGGTTAGAGTTTAATGGGAAGTATAAGTTTTTTGCTTTAAAGAATTGTGGGCATGTTTTGAGTGCTAAGGCATTGAAGGAGGTAAAGTCATCGGAGTGTCTGGTTTGTTATAAAGCGTTTGAGGAGTGTGATAAGATTGTGATAAATGGGAGTGAGGAGGAGGTGGCAGTTTTAAGGGAGAGAATGGAGGAGAGATCGAaaatgaaggagaagaaaatgaagaaggtGAAGAATGGGGAAGTGGGGGCTAATGGAGAGGAGTTTTCAGGTCAGGGCGTGGAGGTGTCGCAGTTGAGTGGTAAAAAGCATGGGATTGTTGATGTTAAGGGAGTGGATAAGGTTGTTGGGAAAGTGAAAGGAAATGGGAAGGTTGAGAATGTGAAAGGGGTTAGTCATGGTGGTTCAGTGAAGCGGTTTAAGGCTACTGATATGGTACCAACTAATGCCACAAAGGAGGTATATGCATCCATATTTACTTCGTCAAAGAAGCAAAGTTTCAAGGAGACGTATAGTTGTAGATCTCTTCCTCTTGGTAGGAACTAATTGTTGAAGGTGCATGAGGGCATGGTGCCTCCTCTATGACGTGATTCTTTGTTCTTCTTAGTTAATTTGCATAGAGTTTCATTGTTATGAACGTAAAGTAGTCATGTACTGAGACTGGTATTCCCTGGCATTTACCTTGATTGTTTGCTTCCAAATCAATCGTACTTTGTACATAGTGTTTTTCATAGTAAAGTGTTGCATAACATAAATGTTGTTGGCAGATTTCTGTTTATGGTTTGTAGTTTATTGATGATCTGGATGGATTGAGTTCAGTTGTGATGCCATTACTGGGCCGAAGGTCATGGTATAACCTAGAAAAAAGGTTGGTTTGGACTCTTGATATGTTGCGACTAATATATATGCACTTGATTGCGTGCctccaaaaaaaatttgcagtgtatgccatttttttattttatttttttgtcatgaaGTGTTGAATACAAGTGCTGCTGGTAGATTTCAGGTTATTTTGATTAGGCATTTGCTTAAGTGGTTCATTTTGTTGCTGAAATCAGAGAGCCAAAATTAGTTATACAGATTCCGAAAGGAGCAACGAAAAGAAAGTTGGATTAATAAAACATTTACCAAGCCATATCAAGAAATCTTATCAGAATTTGTCTTAACTTTGTATAACACCAGTGAACTGAAACTGTAGTTTGAAGTGTTTGTCTATGTAGGGAAAAAATGTATTAGATTTCAGTAGCATGCtaggttttcttctttttcagcCAGGAtcattaaatattgtttttggaaTAACTTTGACAAAAAGACATATTTAAAGTGccagttttttaaaattggatagtatattctttcttcattttttgtaCATGTATGTTAGTGGgaaatatttattgaatatttccCATATATAGACCTTTTATACTCGCATTAATGTGGGGTTCATGAATTGCTTTTAAAAGTGATATTTACTTAAATTTGAGGATATATTTTTTGCCTGGGTGTCACCATGTGTGTTCTAAGCTCACACCGTAAACTTCTCATAAAATAGCCTGCTCGTGTTTGGAAATTCCTTCAAATTAAGGTATAGCTTATGCTCTGGGCTACTGGTTGTGCATCCTTTCCtggatttcaaatttttttacagCCTTCGTTTCTGTCTCTTTTAGTGTTTGGTATTGCACAAAACTTGGGAATGTTTTTTGATCAGGTTTGTGGGTTCAGTATCTTCCGAGGGAGGTGAAAGTGTTGTGGAGATGTATGATTTTTTTGGCAATGATTTGGCGTGTGGTGTGAGAGGAACTCTAGAATATTCCAGGACAAGCAGCTGCCATTTCTTTCTGGCCTCTTAATGGTTCTTAAGCCACATCTGGTCTTAGAGATATATCTCTGGAGCAGATGTGCAAAGCAATTGAAAAGCTTTGTTGCTCAAGCTTTATAATTTCTCAAGACTCCACTTCGTGTCCTCCCTTTCTCAACACAGAAGTAAACTTCGAAGATCTGTTTCTTATGAGGGAGATCATGCTTTTGCATGGTTTTTATGTATCACCTGCCAAATTAATGGATTAAGTCTGATGGTGATAACATTGATAGGCTGAAGTCTGCTAAGGGTGGGGAAGACAGATGGTAGATCGGTGCAGACTTGTCTGGGGGAAAGAACAAAATGTGCAGGGACAGGATTAATTTGTATTGCAAATGGTAGCTGCAAAGCAACTGCTAGTAATGTGCAATAAATTTGGATAATAATGTAGAAGAATTTGCAGGAGTGGTTTGAGACTTGTTTCTTCTTCCTCGGATTCTCAGCCGCCAACAAATGCTAAATCACTGCACAGAGCACATTGACATTGGGCTTACATTGAGAGTcgaactgaaaaaataaaaatttatatatatataatttgttatcTGCTTTCATTGAGAGTCGAACTCAAGACCTCCCGCTTACTAAACGGGTGCTCTAACCAACTGAGCTATGAAAGCTTATCTGTAGCATGCTGTATGGTTTGTAAACAATAATATGAATACTAATAGCATAATCTTTAGCTTATTATAATATTCCTTTAattttgagatgtttttttaaaattttgttttaatatattaaaataataatttttttttttatttttaacattaatatattaaaatttaaaatagtatgaaaaatattaaaaaatattaattaaaaatcaaataaaaattattttttttcttttttcaaatatttttaaaatacaaaaataaacaacctTAATCTCCTACACAGCAACatctttcaatcttttttctttacttcaattttaaggtttttaatttATGGGTTTCTTTTATATATCTCCCGATGTACTGAGCtatgtctttttctttctttttttaatttgtgggtttcttttcttgttttgtatATTGAATTGGGTTCTTGTTACTTTTCCTTTCCAGGTTTGTTTGggcttgaattttaaaatgtcGGTTATGCATAACAAAGATTCGATTTTCATCAAGAAAATATGGAGCTATGCTCTAGAAAGAGAATTCAAATTGATTCTCAATATTATTGATGGTTTCCCTTACATTGCAATGGACATTGAGTTTCCTGGCATTGTTTTACGCCCAGTCAGGTTTTTCAAGACTAGTTTTGATTACAATTATCAAACCCTTAAAGCAAATGCTGAACTTCTAGATTTAATTCAATTGGATCTTCCATTATCTGATGAAAAGGGAAACTTACCAGCCTGCGGAACTGATAAATATTGTATTTGGCAATTCAGTCTTTGTGATTTTAACCTCGATGAGGATGTTTATGCCAATGATTCTATCCAACTTTTATTGTAAAGTGACGATGATTTTGTGAAGAACACATAAGTTAATGTTGGTGGGAGGTTTATTGAGTTTTTAATAACATCCAAGATTGTTTTGAATGATAATGTTCATTAGGTTACATTTCATAGTGGTGTGATTTTGGATGCTAGCTTAAGATGCCTTCTAGCAAGAAATTGCCTGATACACAAGCAAGGTTTTTTAAGCTTGTCAAATTGTGTTTCCCTGTGCTTTATGATATTAAGCATTTTATGAAGTTTTGTAATAGTCTTCATGGTGGTTTGAATAAGCTGGCTGAGCAGTTGGAAGGATTGGTATCTGTCACCAAGAAGGTTCTGATAGTTTGCCTACTTGTAGTACTTTTATGAGATTGAAGGATAATTTCTTTAGTAGCTCTCCTGAGAAATATGCTGGTTTTTTGTACGGTCTTAGTGTTGAGAATGTACATGATCAGGGCTGATTACCTAAAGAGGAGAAattgtgaaataaaataaaagggttttCTTAGCTAATTTGCAcatttttttgcatttctttGTTTTGCACATCTCCTTTTTTGCTCATTTATCGTTCAATGATGGTATTAGCATTCCATGTTACTTTATGCAGAAAAAGTGAAGTTATTCTCGCTCCACCTCTGACCAAAAGCATCTGTGCATCTCTGAATTTATAGTGCTCTTGCATCTTCTCATGATTTCTAGCATTTTCAAGTTGTAACTTGTCAAagtgctttctctcttttttttctttttcttttaagttgGTTATTTGGGTGTAAGGAAAAATAGAGGAAGGTGTGTTGAATTCAAAAGTTAGGGTAAGTTTACCtgtataaatatatgaaatcatTGATTCTCAGTTCGGGACATATTCAAGTTGCTTGATTCGGCTCTGAGTAAGTTCTGATGCTTTACTTCGTTATTCTTGAACCTTTGCCATTCCTGTCCTACTAGCTTATTAAAGATTTCTTGCATAACTATGGCTTGCCATCTCTTTCTTCCCAC is a genomic window of Populus alba chromosome 18, ASM523922v2, whole genome shotgun sequence containing:
- the LOC118034342 gene encoding uncharacterized protein, giving the protein MHTKSHQIFIQSQNPQFKTQTLTLDPTQTLTLCNLKLSLITDNQNPSSFYFTLNGKPLKDSTCLPNPQITPLCTLILQVRLSGGGGDGGATGAESRDCYLNMYADKKPDKVDPHELRLSKWLNCSLSNEPLRQPCVIDRLGNMFNKEALVEVLIGKKLPREFGYIKGLKDMIDIQLEVVPGEGSGNARFQCPVTGLEFNGKYKFFALKNCGHVLSAKALKEVKSSECLVCYKAFEECDKIVINGSEEEVAVLRERMEERSKMKEKKMKKVKNGEVGANGEEFSGQGVEVSQLSGKKHGIVDVKGVDKVVGKVKGNGKVENVKGVSHGGSVKRFKATDMVPTNATKEVYASIFTSSKKQSFKETYSCRSLPLGRN